Genomic DNA from Leucobacter triazinivorans:
CGATGCGCCGTTCTCGAACGTCGAGACCCGGATGTTCGGCGGGGCGACGCACCGGGAGCCCGCAGCGCCGAACGCGATCGGAGGGCGCGGCGCGGCCTTCTCGCTGCTGGTGATCGGAGTGGATGTCCCCGGCGTCACCGACGAGGCACTGCGCCGCGTCGGCACGGCGCTGTTCGACGACGTCGCGGCGTACGCGCACGCCGAGGTCAACTACAACTGGGCCGGCCACCCGACCGCTCAGACGTGGCGGCGGTTGTGGTCGCCCGAGACCGCGGCGCGCCTCGCGGAGGTGCGTCGGCGCTACGACCCGGAGGCCCGTTTCGCCTTCGGCGACCAGGAGGGATCGCGATGACGGAGATCAACGGGCGAGTCGCGGTTGTCACCGGGGGAGCCTCGGGCATCGGACGCGGGATAGCCGAGGCGCTGCGCGAGGCCGGCGCAACGGTGGTGATCGCGGACATCGAGCGGGGGGCGCTGGAACAGGCCGCGGCGGAGCTGGGAATGACGGGGATCCACGTCGATGTCTCCGACGCCGACAGCGTGCAGCGCCTCGCCGACGAGGTGGTCGCCAAGTTCGGCTCCGTCGGCATCGTGGTGAACAACGCCGGGGTCGGGCCGCTCGCCCGCATTGAGGACCTCACGCTCTCCGACTGGGACTTCATGCTGAACGTGAATCTCAAAGGAGTGATCCACGGTGTGCGGAGCTTCCTTCCGCTGCTCGTCGCGAACCCAGACGGAGGGCACCTGGTGAACACCGGATCGATGGCCTCGTTCGCGTCGATGGCGAGCGGTGGGGCCTACAACGTGACGAAGTACGGGGTGGCTGCGCTCACGGAGACGCTCGCGCTCGAGCTCGCCGAGGACCATCCCGAGGTGCGCACGACGCTCCTCGCTCCCGGCACGGTGCGCACGAACATCAAGTCGAGTCTGCGCAATCAGCCGGCGGGCCGCTCCGGCGGCCTTGCGGATGTCGACATCTCGGGTGAGCAGGCAGCTGACATGCGGTGGATCGATCCGTTGGAGGCGGGCCGGATCACGGTCCGCGCGATCCGGGAGAACCGCCTGTACGCGCTGACCCACCCGGACTGGTGGCCGATCGTCGAGACGCGCTTCGCGCAGATCGAGCGGGCGTTCGCCGAGGGGATCGCGGAACTCGCTCCCGGCTCCGAGGCCGCGCTGTGAGCGGCCGGCTGGCCCGGGCTGGTGTGCTGCGGGAGATCGGCCGGCCGTTCTCCATCGAGGAGGTGGAGCTGCTGGCTCCCGCTGCGGGGCGGGTCATCGTGCGGACTCACGCGAGCCCGTTCTGCTCGACCGATGTGAAGAACTGGAAGGGGCAACTCTACAAGATTCCGCCGACGATCCTCGGGCACGCCTCCATCGGCGAGGTCGTCGAGGTCGGTCCCGGCGCCCCGGCAGCGCTCGTCGGCCGCCGGGTCGTGGTGCCGGGCACCCCGGAGTGCGGAGCGTGCTACTACTGTTCGATCGGCGAGCCGTGGCAGTGCGGCGAGCTCTTCGACCTCGGGGGCATCTACCCGGATGTGGCGCGAGGCGCCGATGGCGCCCTCATCTCGTGCGCCGGCTGCGTCGGCGGCTATGCGGAGTTGATGTCGATCTCTGCGAACCAGGTCTTCCCCATCGACTCCGACCTGCCCTCCGACGTGCTCTCGATGCTCGGCTGCGGCGTCAGCACCGGAGTCGGGTCGGTCGTCAACATCGCTGGGCTGCGGCCGGGTGAGAGCGTCGCGATCGTCGGCGCCGGGCACCTGGGGCTCTGGATGCTGCAGGCCGCGCGCGCCTTCGGCGCGGGGCGGATCTTCGTCATCGAGCCGCACGCCGGGCGGCGCGCCATCGCCGAGCGACTCGGGGCCGACCTCGTGCTCGACGGCGTCGACGGCGAGGCGACCGTGGCGCGCGTGCAGGAGGCGACGGGTGGGCGCGGCGTCGATATCGCGCTGGAAGCCGCTGGGCCCACCGCCGCGCAGCGGCTCGCCGTGCGGCTCACGCGCCGCGGCGGCCGGACTGTGCTCAGTGGATTCGAGATCGGCGGGGCGGATGTCGCGTTGCCCCAGGTCGAGACCGCGCTGCAGAGCCGCCAGATCCTGAGCACGCAGAACGGCCACGTGCACATGCGCACTGACCTGCAGCGCTACGCCGGGCTGCTGGAGCGCGGCCTGCTCGATCCCAAACCCGTCTACACCCGCAGCTACGCGCTCGACGAGCTCGATCTCGCGCGCGATCGCTCCGGATCGCTCGAGGATGTCTGCGGCATCGTCGTGTTCTGACCGTCGTTCACCGGTCCCGCACCACTCCGCGCTGACTGTTTCGGTGGGTGGCCGTCCCGGATCGACGTCGAGGCCCCCGGTTGCCGCACTCGTCGCGGTGACCGGGGGCCTCCCCATTCGGGCTTGCTTCTCAGTCGCGGTAGCGCGCCGGCCAGATCCCGTGCCGCCCCGGCATGATGATGCCGCGCGGGTCGACGGCGTCCTTGACGGACTCGACGAAACGGCGGTACGCGTGGTCCCCGAAGGAGTACTGCGCAGCTGCCCGGTCCATCACGTCGATGTGGGCGCGGTACTCCCCATAGCCGAGTTCCGCGATCTCGTCGATGAGCAGTCGCACAGTGTCGAAGGTGTCCTGCACGTGCTGTGGATCGCGTCGGTCGAAGCTCAGCGAGCTGACGATCATGGCGCTACGGTCGTTCGTCGGGAAGATCGCGCAGACGAAGTTCGCCCCGGTGCGCTCGATCACGCGCTGTTTGATCCGTTCTACCACGGCGACGACTTCGCGCCCCTGCAGCGGGACGATCGGGGAGAACCCGACGTGGCCCACCCAGTCGGGCATCTGCTCCATCATCTCCATCCCGGGAATCCCGGCCGAGATCTTCTGCATGAAGGTATCGATCTCATCCCAGTTCTCCGGCGTGAAACGTCCGAGCACATCGACACGGGACCCCTCGAGGGCGCCCCAGGCCTCCTGGATCCGCCGCAGGTGGTGCTCCACGACGGGGGCATCGCCCCACAGCGCAGTGCGCACGCCCCAGCGTCCGATGCCGGTCGCTGCAGCGAGTCCGTCCAGACGCTCCTCCGGCCAGGTGGCGTCGGCGCCGGGGAACATGCCGAGGTGCTCGGGGAACTGCGTGCCCATCGTGATGAGGTTCTGCAGATTCGGCACGCCTCGAATGACTCCGTCGAGGCGCAGCTCGCGGATGATGTCGATGGCTTGGCCGAGCTGGTGCTCCGCCGGGACCGAGAGGTACAGCGGCATGTAGGCCTTCGGGCGGCGCATGAGCCAGACGCCCATGCGCGTGACGATGCCGAAGTTTGACTGGGTGAATAGCGGGTCGAGCGTGGGGCCGAGCCCGCGCTTGTAGACGTGCCAGGATGGGGAATCCGGGAGCGCCCCCATGCCGGTGCGAAGCAGCGAGCCGTCTGCGAGCACGACCTCCATGCCGGTGGGCGCCTGGAAGTCGGTGCCGAGTGGCAGATAGGTCATGCCGTTGTCCATCGAGTTGCCGATGATGGAGCCCCAGCCGACGTCGGGGACGGAGAGCATGAGCTCATCGCCGAGCTCGTGCAGTGCGGCGTGGAGGTCGATCCAGCGCACGCCGGGTTCCACGACTGCGTAGGCGAGTTCAGTATCGATGTGGAGGATTCGGTTCATCCTGCGGAGGCTGACCAGCAGCGAGCCCGCGACACGGGGCGAGGGGCCTCCGTAGCCGTTGTTGCGTCCCTGCGATGAGACCCAGATGGGGATCTCGAAGCGGTTCGCGATGCGGACGACCTCCTGCAGCTGCTCCCGGTCGGCAGGGAAAGCCGCACCGCAGGAATCATAGCTGCGGTCCTCGGCGTGCCAGTAGGGATCGCGGTACTCGTCGCGCTCCTCCTCGGTGAGGAGCATGTGCTCGCGGCCGACGACGGCGATGAGCGCGTCGCGGGCTGCGGTGGGGAGCTGGAACGGTGCGGGCTGCGGCATGAGATCCTCGCCCCTATCCGCGGCGGGCCGCGGCGGCGGCGCGGGCGTACTCGTCGTCGGTGACCTCGTCGAGCCAGGTCGTCTCGCCGAGTGAGATGGCGGTGTGGCCCATCAGAGAGTCCTCGCCCCCGCCGTGCCAGTGGTGCTCGCCGGCCTCGATCCAGACGGTGTCGCCCTGCCGGATCTCCCGCGTTGTACCGTCTTCGCCGGTGACGTAGCCCCGTCCGCGGAACACCTGCAGAATCTGCCCGCGCTCGTGGAAGTGCCAGTACGTGCGCGCGCACGGGGTGAAGATGACGGAGTTGATCTTCACGTCGGCGTGGTCGGTCATGACGGCGTCCGCCCACACTTCGCCGGTGAAGGTGTGCTCGGAGCGCGTAGAGGGGGTGCCTGCTCGGCCAGCGATGACGCGCATGGGAGCGACTCCTTTCCTGAGTGTTGGATTGTCGGACGATACGCTAGCAGTCCGTTCCGAGAATTAATAGTTTTAATAACTGTAACTATTTTGCTAGGCTGACGTCGTCGTTATCGGAAGTGGCGTATCGCGAAGGAGCGAAGCATGTCAGCAGTAGTCAAGACCACCGAGCAGAAGGCCCCCTCGAAGGGGGAGTTCCGCGATGTGATGGGGCGGTTCGCCAGCGGTGTTACCGTGATCACCGCCCACGAGGATGGTGTCGAT
This window encodes:
- a CDS encoding SDR family NAD(P)-dependent oxidoreductase, which encodes MTEINGRVAVVTGGASGIGRGIAEALREAGATVVIADIERGALEQAAAELGMTGIHVDVSDADSVQRLADEVVAKFGSVGIVVNNAGVGPLARIEDLTLSDWDFMLNVNLKGVIHGVRSFLPLLVANPDGGHLVNTGSMASFASMASGGAYNVTKYGVAALTETLALELAEDHPEVRTTLLAPGTVRTNIKSSLRNQPAGRSGGLADVDISGEQAADMRWIDPLEAGRITVRAIRENRLYALTHPDWWPIVETRFAQIERAFAEGIAELAPGSEAAL
- a CDS encoding zinc-binding dehydrogenase translates to MSGRLARAGVLREIGRPFSIEEVELLAPAAGRVIVRTHASPFCSTDVKNWKGQLYKIPPTILGHASIGEVVEVGPGAPAALVGRRVVVPGTPECGACYYCSIGEPWQCGELFDLGGIYPDVARGADGALISCAGCVGGYAELMSISANQVFPIDSDLPSDVLSMLGCGVSTGVGSVVNIAGLRPGESVAIVGAGHLGLWMLQAARAFGAGRIFVIEPHAGRRAIAERLGADLVLDGVDGEATVARVQEATGGRGVDIALEAAGPTAAQRLAVRLTRRGGRTVLSGFEIGGADVALPQVETALQSRQILSTQNGHVHMRTDLQRYAGLLERGLLDPKPVYTRSYALDELDLARDRSGSLEDVCGIVVF
- a CDS encoding FAD-binding oxidoreductase, whose product is MPQPAPFQLPTAARDALIAVVGREHMLLTEEERDEYRDPYWHAEDRSYDSCGAAFPADREQLQEVVRIANRFEIPIWVSSQGRNNGYGGPSPRVAGSLLVSLRRMNRILHIDTELAYAVVEPGVRWIDLHAALHELGDELMLSVPDVGWGSIIGNSMDNGMTYLPLGTDFQAPTGMEVVLADGSLLRTGMGALPDSPSWHVYKRGLGPTLDPLFTQSNFGIVTRMGVWLMRRPKAYMPLYLSVPAEHQLGQAIDIIRELRLDGVIRGVPNLQNLITMGTQFPEHLGMFPGADATWPEERLDGLAAATGIGRWGVRTALWGDAPVVEHHLRRIQEAWGALEGSRVDVLGRFTPENWDEIDTFMQKISAGIPGMEMMEQMPDWVGHVGFSPIVPLQGREVVAVVERIKQRVIERTGANFVCAIFPTNDRSAMIVSSLSFDRRDPQHVQDTFDTVRLLIDEIAELGYGEYRAHIDVMDRAAAQYSFGDHAYRRFVESVKDAVDPRGIIMPGRHGIWPARYRD
- a CDS encoding cupin domain-containing protein yields the protein MRVIAGRAGTPSTRSEHTFTGEVWADAVMTDHADVKINSVIFTPCARTYWHFHERGQILQVFRGRGYVTGEDGTTREIRQGDTVWIEAGEHHWHGGGEDSLMGHTAISLGETTWLDEVTDDEYARAAAAARRG